A genome region from Labrus mixtus chromosome 9, fLabMix1.1, whole genome shotgun sequence includes the following:
- the irf2bp1 gene encoding interferon regulatory factor 2-binding protein 1 — protein MSSPSSSSRRQWCYLCDLPKMPWTVVWDFSEVVCRGCVNYEGANQIEFLIASARQLKRTHGMQDGNVRSPGPSPNKHATSGRGEAAAAAAADGGRPHSERFERGVRGETTGSAIRVPPNGLHRDGQPPPEVNRQSPSGSRRPMLGAAIPPSLVTQTIAGIPHGLLTGMPAGLTARTAPMSNPMIFPAPVLAEMSRRQLGIGMGIAPFITPELERELSSSQNQPKIMSQVHSAVAGSSSSNSKSSGLPSSSSSSSMAGGVSQTSPKPASSPARQPRPLTARSGGEPLGSSSSAEAATTAAALPHSGASELGSASANNTHSTGNTLSCTLCHERLEDTHFVQCPSVPGHRFCFPCTRVYIQSRRGDGEVYCPSGERCPLDNSPNSPPWAFMQGEVSTILGTGGAGAAPAAAPGAGNAPGPGPGAAGASSSGAGNGSAGGGGSGDVTVKKERET, from the exons ATGTCgtccccgtcctcctcctccaggcgCCAGTGGTGCTACCTGTGCGACCTGCCGAAGATGCCGTGGACGGTGGTGTGGGACTTCAGCGAGGTGGTCTGCCGTGGCTGCGTGAACTACGAGGGAGCTAACCAGATCGAGTTCCTGATCGCGAGTGCCCGACAGCTGAAGCGGACACATGGGATGCAGGATGGAAACGTCAGGTCACCTGGTCCTTCGCCGAATAAACACGCAACATCTGGCAGAGGGgaagcagcagcggcggcggcggcggacGGAGGGAGGCCACACTCGGAGCGTTTCGAAAGGGGGGTAAGAGGAGAAACCACCGGGTCTGCTATACGAGTGCCCCCCAACGGGCTACACCGTGACGGACAGCCGCCTCCTGAAGTGAACCGCCAGAGTCCCAGCGGCAGCAGGAGACCCATGCTGGGCGCTGCCATCCCTCCCAGTTTAGTGACTCAAACCATTGCAGGGATTCCCCACGGTCTTCTCACAGGAATGCCTGCGGGTCTGACCGCCCGGACAGCCCCCATGAGTAACCCTATGATCTTTCCTGCCCCTGTGCTGGCCGAGATGAGTCGTAGACAGCTGGGCATAGGGATGGGGATAGCCCCCTTTATCACTCCGGAGCTGGAGCGAGAGCTCAGTTCGTCCCAGAACCAGCCCAAGATAATGTCACAAGTCCACTCTGCTGTGgcgggcagcagcagcagcaacagcaagaGTTCAGGtctgccttcttcttcttcgtcctcGTCCATGGCTGGAGGTGTAAGCCAGACCAGCCCAAAGCCTGCCTCATCTCCAGCCAGGCAACCCCGCCCCCTCACCGCCAGGTCCGGAGGGGAGCCCCTAGGATCAAGCTCCTCTGCAGAGGCAGCGACCACTGCTGCAGCATTACCCCACAGTGGGGCCTCTGAACTGGGGTCTGCATCAGCCAACAATACCCATTCGACCGGAAACACTCTTTCCTGCACCTTGTGTCACGAGAGGCTGGAGGACACACACTTTGTTCAGTGTCCGTCAGTGCCAGGACACAg GTTCTGTTTCCCCTGCACCCGAGTGTACATCCAGAGCCGGCGGGGTGACGGTGAGGTGTACTGCCCCAGCGGGGAGCGCTGTCCGTTGGATAACTCCCCCAACAGTCCTCCTTGGGCCTTCATGCAGGGCGAGGTCTCCACCATACTGGGCACGGGCGGGGCAGGAGCTGCGCCGGCTGCTGCCCCTGGAGCCGGGAACGCGCCGGGACCGGGTCCTGGAGCTGCAGGAGCGTCCTCATCCGGGGCTGGGAATGGATCTGCTGGCGGAGGTGGAAGTGGAGATGTCACTgtcaagaaagagagagagacgtga